CGCGCGCCGCCACCTTTTGCGGGTCGAGCCAGATGCGCATCGCATAGTCGCCGGCGCCGAAGATCTGGATGTCGCCCATGCCGGGCAAACGGGCCAATTGGTCCTTGACGTTCAGCACCGCGTAGTTACGCAGGTACATATCGTCATAGCGCTTGTTCGGCGACACCAGGTGCACGACCATGGTCAGGTTGGGCGAGGACTTGACGGTCGTCACGCCGATCTGGCGCACTTCCTCGGGCAGGCGCGGCAAGGCGCGCTGCACGCGGTTCTGCACCTGCGTCTCGGCCTGCTCGACGTTGGTGCCGATCTTGAAGGTCACGGTCAGCATCATCGCGCCGTCGGACGTGTTTTGCGAGGACATGTAGAGCATGTTCTCGACGCCGTTGATCTGCTCTTCGAGCGGCGCGGCCACGGTTTCGGCGATCACTTTCGGATTGGCGCCCGGGTATTGCGCGCGCACCACCACGGATGGCGGCACGACGTCGGGATATTCGGAGATGGGCAGGCCGAATATCGACAGCAGCCCGGCCACGAATATGACGATCGACAGCACCCCCGCGAAAATCGGCTTGTCGATGAAAAAGCGGGAAAAATTCATGTTTATTCCTTGGAAGTCGATGCTGCTTTCGCGGCGATCTTGGCGTCTTTTGCTTCAGGTTTTGCGGGAGCGACGGGCGCGGTCGGGTCGAAATCCATCGCCACCATCTGCGGCGTCACGGGCGCGCCGGGGCGCACGCGCTGCAAGCCGTTGACGACGATTTTTTCGCCCGCTTTCAAGCCTTCTCGCACCACGCGCAAGCCGTCCGAGGTCGGGCCCAGCTTGACGGCGCGGTATTCGGCCTTGTTGTCGGCGCCCACCACGTAGACGTATTTGCGGCTTTGATCCGTGCCGACGGCGCGGTCGGAGATCAACAGCGCCGTGCTTTGCGCGTGCGGGCCGTTGCCGCCATCGAGCTGGATGCGCGCGAACAGGCCCGGCACCAGCTGGCGCTCGGCGTTGGCGAAGGTGGCGCGCATGCGCACGCTGCCCGTGGCCGGGTCGAGCTGGTTGTCGACGAATTCCAGCTTGCCTTCGTGCGGGAAGCCCGTTTCATTGGCCAGGCCCACCTTGACGGTGACGGGCGTGCCCTTTTGCGCCGTGCCGGCCACGCGCAGGTAGGTATCTTCATCGCCGTCGAAGCTGGCATAGATGCGGTCCGTCGACACCACCGACGTCAAAATGGCGGAAGCGTCGATCAGGTTGCCGACGGTGATTTCCGCCTTGCTGACGCGGCCGCTGATCGGCGCCTGCACCTGCGTGTACGACAGGTTCAGCCTGGCCGCTTCATACGCGGCTTGCGCCGAGCGGACATTCGCGTCCAGCTCTTTCAGACCCGAGGCCTTTTCGTCGAATTCGCGCTGGGCGATGGCTTTTTCGGCCAGCAGCTTTTCAGCGCGCGACAGTTCCAGCTTGGCCAGTTCCGCCTTGGCGCGGGCCGATGCGGCCGTGCCTTCGGCGCGCGACACTTCAGCCTGGAATGGGCGCGGATCGATGACGAACAGCACATCGCCCTTCTTCACTTCGCTGCCCGGCTTGAAGTTGACGGCCGTGATGAAGCCGCCGACGCGCGAGCGGATTTCCACGCGCTCGATCGCTTCCAGGCGGCCCGAGAATTCCTGCGTTTCCGTGATCTGTTTTTCAACGACGGCGGCGGCCGAGATGGGCGGGCCGCCGGCCGCTGGCGCGTCGGGCACCTTGCTATTGGCCGAATCGCAGCCGGCCAGGCTCACGGCCACCAGTCCCGCCAGCGCGAGCGAGGCCGCCAGGGGCTTGATGAGTGTACCTAAGGTGGAAAATTGTTGAACGTTTTTCATTTTATTTCCCTGTTTTATGAAAATTTCTAATGATATGGGCGGCAGGAAGCAACCCAGCTGAAAAAGTGAATGGTGGTGCCATGGCGCCCGACGGCGCTCGATCAAAGGTAAACAGGCCGCCAGCTGCTTGAAAGCGGACGGGGACGACGAAGCTGGCTGTGCGAACGCACAACGCAGACAGGAAGGGAACTACACTGCGTAGTGTAGCAACCGAAACTCAAAAAGTAAACTGATTAGTGTAAGTTTTTTTGCAGTGCCGCAGATGGCGGCTTTATGACTCGGGCTCCTGCCCCAGTCCGGCGACGAAACTGCTAATTTCGCTCAATACCTGCACCTTGCAGGCGCATTCATTACGGGCGGTCGCGTCTTGCAGCGGCGCGGCGGCCATGCGCCGCACGGTGGTCTTGATGCCGCAGGCGATCAATTTACTGCCGTATTGTTCAGCCTCGTCGCGCAATGGGTCATCTTCGCTGGACAAGATCAAGGCTGGCGGCAGGTTCTTCAGGCGGCTCGACTGCAATGGCGACGCGTACGGGTGGGTGCGGTCAGCGGCGTTCGGCAGGTAGCCGCGGTAGGCGGCGGCGCACTGGTCCGCCACTTCGGCCAGGTCCGGACAGGTCGGCAAGTGGCGCATCGAACAGGTCGACAGGCCGGGGTCGAGCATGGGCATGATCAGCACCTGGCCCGCGAGGGGCGGGCCGCCCCGGTCGCGCGACATCATCGCGCACACGGCAGCCAGGTTGGCGCCCGCTTCGATGCCCGACACCACCATCTGCTTGCCCGTCCAGCCCAGCTTGGACTTGTTCTTTTTCGCCCACAGCAGCACGGCATGCGCGTCTTCCACGGCGGCGGGGAATGGCCGCACCTTCGCCAGCGTATAGTTCGCGGCCAGCACCACGTGGTCGGGATTGCTCAGCACGAGGCAGCGCAGGAAGTCGTCCGCGTCGTCCAGGTCGCCGGCCACAAAGCCGCCGCCATGGAAGAAGACCATCAGGTTCGGCTGCTTGGCACCCGGCACGCCGGCCGTGTAGACGCGCGCGCCGAGCGCATCCTGCGCGCCCTGCACCTGGATGTCGCGTATCTTCAGCGCCTGGCCAGGTGCCAGTTCGGCCGTGGTGTCGGCAATGCTCATTGCGCCACCACCGGCTGCACCGCCACATCGCGTACCGCGTCGTTCAGGCACAACAGGGCGACGCCGCCCACTTCATGGGTCAGGGCGCTATAAGCGCTGGCTTCGCTTTGCGCCGCCAGCGAGTAGGCATCCGTCGATACCATCGCGGCCAGAGCGAGCAGGCTCGCCGCCAAGGCGAATACTGCAAAGTTTCCATTCCGATGACCCATGATGTTTCTCCTGTTGTACTTCCTGCGGCATCACATTTATGCTGCAGTACAACAACTCTAGACTTGATCTACAATCTGATAAAGAGTGCAATGCCGAATTGATTGTTCAGGATTCTGAATAATCACGAAGAAAGTGATAGGAAATCAAGTGAACAAGCTGCAAGCCATGGAAGTTTTCATCCAAGTCGTCGATGCGGGCGGTTTTACGCGCGCGGCGGAAAACATGCAGTTGCCCAAAGCCACCGTGTCGACCCTGATCCAGTCGCTGGAAGCGAGCCTGTCGGTCAAGTTGCTCAACCGCACCACGCGCCATGTCAGCATCACCTCCGACGGCGCCGCATATTACGAACGCTGCGTGCGCATCCTGTCGGACGTGCGCGAAGCCGAGGAATCGCTGTCGCGCACGCGATTGAGTCCCAGCGGACGGCTGCGCGTGGACGCGCCCACGGCCCTGGCCAGCGAACTGATCATCCCTGCCCTGCCCGACTTCTTCGCCCGCTACCCGGATATATCGCTGGAACTCGGCTGCAGCGACCGTCCCGTCGACCTGATCGAGGAAGGCGTCGACTGCGCCGTGCGCGGCGGCGAACTGGGCGATTTGAACCTGATCGCGCGCCGTGTCGGCGTACTGCATTTCATCACCTGTGCCGCGCCCGGCTACCTGGCGCGCTATGGCACGCCGCTGCACCCGAACGACCTGGCGCAGCACCGGGGCGTGAATTTTTTCTCCGCCAAGACGGGCAAGACCTTTGAATGGGATTTCACGCGCGCAGGCGAACGCATCCAGATGTCCATGCCCAGCCATATTGCCTTGAACGACTCGAACGCCTACGCGGCGGCCGGCCTGGCGGGCCTGGGCATCGTGCAAATGACGCATTTCATGCTTGCGCCCCTGATGGAACAGGGCAAAATGGTGGAATTGCTGGGCGATTGGGAATCCGACCCGTTGCCCATCCACGTGATCTATCCGCCCAACCGCCACCTGTCCGCCAAGGTGCGCGTGTTTGTCGAATGGGTCGCCGACATGTTTACCAACCACCCGGCCACGCAGCTGAAGGGCAAGAGCACCCTGCCCGCGCGTGCCGCCCTGACCGAGGCCCAGCCATGACCGCAGCAAGCACATCACCGCACCTGCACCTGCACCCGCACCGCATCGTCTTTCTCGACCGCGACAGCCTGATCGCCACCGTGCGCCCGCCCGCCTTCGCCCACGGCTGGGAAGAATATCCGCATACCAAGGGCAGCGAGCAGACGGTAGCCCGCCTGCAAGGCGCCAGCATCGCCATCACGAACAAGGTGCCGCTGCGCGCGGCCGAACTGGCGCAGCTGCCCGACCTGAAGATGATCGCCGTGGCCGCCACGGGCACGGATATCCTCGACCTGGCCGCCTGCCGCGCGCGGGGCATTATCGTCGCGAATATCCGCGACTATGCGCGCGCCACCGTGCCCGAGCACACGCTGGCCCTGATGCTGGCCCTGCGCCGCCAGCTGGTCGCCTACCGCGCGGACGTGGAAGCGGGCCTGTGGCAGAAGTCCGACCGCTTCTGCCTGTTCGGCCACCCGATCCGCGACCTGGCCGGCAGCCGCCTCGGTTTGCTCGGCTACGGCGCGCTGGGCAAGTCCGTGGCCCAGCTGGGACGCGCCTTCGGCATGCAGGTGATCGTCCACAACCGTTCCCCGATCCAGGAAGACGGCGTGCAGGAAGTGAGTTTTGATGAACTGCTGGCCAGCTCCGACGTGCTGAGCCTGCATCTGCCGCTGACGGACAAGACGCGCAACATCATCGGAGAGCAAGAGCTGGCGCGCATGCAGCCCACGTCGCTGCTGATCAACACGGCGCGGGGCGGCCTCGTCGATGAAGCGGCGCTGGCCGACGCATTGACCCGTGGCGTGATCGCCGGCGCCGGCTTCGACGTGCTGTCGAAGGAACCGCCGCCGCCCGACAACCCGCTGTTGAACTTGCGCCTGCCCAACTTCATCCTCACCCCGCACACGGCCTGGGCCAGCGGCGAGGCCATGCAAAAGCTGGCCGACATTCTGATCGGCAATATCGAAGCGTTCGAGCGCGGCGCTCCCGTGAACGTGGTGGCATGAGCGCCTTGCAGGAACTCGATGAACTGCTGGGGCTGGACGGCGACGAATACGACCGCCTCGACCTGTTCCAGGAGGCGGACGAACTGATCGGGCAACTGCGGACCGCCGACGTGCCCGCGCTGCTGGCCCTGTGGCCGCAGCGCGAGCCACGCTGGCAGCAGCGTTTCACGCAAGCGAGCGCTTCCATCGACGGCGCCGTGCTGCGCGCCCTGCTGGCCGGTTTGCTGCAGATCAAGGAGACGTGCCACGGCGTGTTCGAACTGATGTCGCGCCTGCCTGCGACAGCCGACGCCTCTGCGCTCAGCGACGCGCTGCTCGATTACGCCGAGCGAGCCTGGTATGCGGACCAGGGGCGGCACCGGCAAATCCAGATCAGCTGCTGGAGCTGCGGGCTGTCGGGCCGGCTGCTGAAGCGGCTGGGGCTGTCTGCCTGGAAGGATGCGGGGCTGTAGCCGCTACGGCGCGGCAGGCCGCTCGAATGAAAACCCGGGCGCATACGCGTGATAACCGTCGAAATCGC
This window of the Janthinobacterium agaricidamnosum genome carries:
- a CDS encoding efflux RND transporter periplasmic adaptor subunit, giving the protein MKNVQQFSTLGTLIKPLAASLALAGLVAVSLAGCDSANSKVPDAPAAGGPPISAAAVVEKQITETQEFSGRLEAIERVEIRSRVGGFITAVNFKPGSEVKKGDVLFVIDPRPFQAEVSRAEGTAASARAKAELAKLELSRAEKLLAEKAIAQREFDEKASGLKELDANVRSAQAAYEAARLNLSYTQVQAPISGRVSKAEITVGNLIDASAILTSVVSTDRIYASFDGDEDTYLRVAGTAQKGTPVTVKVGLANETGFPHEGKLEFVDNQLDPATGSVRMRATFANAERQLVPGLFARIQLDGGNGPHAQSTALLISDRAVGTDQSRKYVYVVGADNKAEYRAVKLGPTSDGLRVVREGLKAGEKIVVNGLQRVRPGAPVTPQMVAMDFDPTAPVAPAKPEAKDAKIAAKAASTSKE
- a CDS encoding alpha/beta hydrolase, with protein sequence MSIADTTAELAPGQALKIRDIQVQGAQDALGARVYTAGVPGAKQPNLMVFFHGGGFVAGDLDDADDFLRCLVLSNPDHVVLAANYTLAKVRPFPAAVEDAHAVLLWAKKNKSKLGWTGKQMVVSGIEAGANLAAVCAMMSRDRGGPPLAGQVLIMPMLDPGLSTCSMRHLPTCPDLAEVADQCAAAYRGYLPNAADRTHPYASPLQSSRLKNLPPALILSSEDDPLRDEAEQYGSKLIACGIKTTVRRMAAAPLQDATARNECACKVQVLSEISSFVAGLGQEPES
- a CDS encoding LysR family transcriptional regulator codes for the protein MNKLQAMEVFIQVVDAGGFTRAAENMQLPKATVSTLIQSLEASLSVKLLNRTTRHVSITSDGAAYYERCVRILSDVREAEESLSRTRLSPSGRLRVDAPTALASELIIPALPDFFARYPDISLELGCSDRPVDLIEEGVDCAVRGGELGDLNLIARRVGVLHFITCAAPGYLARYGTPLHPNDLAQHRGVNFFSAKTGKTFEWDFTRAGERIQMSMPSHIALNDSNAYAAAGLAGLGIVQMTHFMLAPLMEQGKMVELLGDWESDPLPIHVIYPPNRHLSAKVRVFVEWVADMFTNHPATQLKGKSTLPARAALTEAQP
- a CDS encoding D-2-hydroxyacid dehydrogenase, which translates into the protein MTAASTSPHLHLHPHRIVFLDRDSLIATVRPPAFAHGWEEYPHTKGSEQTVARLQGASIAITNKVPLRAAELAQLPDLKMIAVAATGTDILDLAACRARGIIVANIRDYARATVPEHTLALMLALRRQLVAYRADVEAGLWQKSDRFCLFGHPIRDLAGSRLGLLGYGALGKSVAQLGRAFGMQVIVHNRSPIQEDGVQEVSFDELLASSDVLSLHLPLTDKTRNIIGEQELARMQPTSLLINTARGGLVDEAALADALTRGVIAGAGFDVLSKEPPPPDNPLLNLRLPNFILTPHTAWASGEAMQKLADILIGNIEAFERGAPVNVVA